Proteins encoded within one genomic window of Microbacterium soli:
- a CDS encoding siderophore ABC transporter substrate-binding protein, with product MSVPRILGATAVGLAGLLAIAGCASSPTAEADEKTSTESTVTVEDNNGSHEISTPPASVVATDNRTFQTLSDWGIELSAAAVSLMPVTVGYVQDPQIVDLGTHMEPDLEAVVAVAPDLIINGQRFTQHHEKLAALVPDATILELDPREGEPFDAELKRQITVLGEIFGKQAEAEKLSSDFDAAIARVKKAYDAADTVMAVTTSGGEIGYIAPTVGRTIGPLFDSLGLTPALEVEGATDDHQGDDISVEAIADADPDWMLVMDRDAVFADEEPDYVQAADILEKSDALKNVTAVKEGRIIYMPTDTYLNEGIQTYTTFLNDFADALEKAAK from the coding sequence ATGTCCGTGCCCAGAATCCTCGGAGCGACCGCCGTCGGCCTCGCCGGCCTCCTCGCCATCGCCGGCTGCGCGTCCTCACCCACGGCCGAAGCCGACGAGAAGACGTCGACCGAGAGCACTGTGACCGTCGAGGACAACAACGGCTCGCACGAGATCTCCACGCCCCCGGCATCCGTCGTCGCCACCGACAACCGCACCTTCCAGACGCTCAGCGACTGGGGGATCGAGCTCAGCGCCGCCGCCGTCTCTCTCATGCCCGTGACCGTCGGCTACGTGCAGGACCCGCAGATCGTCGACCTCGGCACCCACATGGAGCCCGACCTCGAGGCGGTGGTCGCCGTCGCGCCGGACCTGATCATCAACGGACAGCGCTTCACGCAGCACCACGAGAAGCTCGCAGCCCTCGTGCCGGATGCCACCATCCTCGAGCTCGACCCGCGTGAGGGCGAGCCGTTCGACGCCGAGCTCAAGCGGCAGATCACCGTGCTCGGCGAGATCTTCGGAAAGCAGGCCGAGGCCGAGAAGCTCTCCTCCGACTTCGACGCCGCGATCGCCCGCGTGAAGAAGGCGTACGACGCGGCCGACACGGTCATGGCCGTCACCACCTCCGGCGGCGAGATCGGATACATCGCCCCGACCGTCGGCCGCACGATCGGCCCGCTGTTCGACAGCCTCGGCCTCACCCCCGCGCTCGAGGTGGAAGGCGCCACCGACGACCACCAGGGCGACGACATCTCGGTCGAGGCCATCGCCGACGCCGACCCCGACTGGATGCTCGTGATGGACCGGGATGCGGTGTTCGCCGACGAGGAGCCGGACTACGTGCAGGCCGCCGACATCCTCGAGAAGTCGGACGCGCTCAAGAACGTCACCGCCGTCAAGGAGGGCCGCATCATCTACATGCCCACCGACACGTACCTCAACGAGGGCATCCAGACGTACACGACCTTCCTGAACGACTTCGCCGACGCGCTCGAGAAGGCCGCGAAGTAG
- a CDS encoding VOC family protein, giving the protein MSILTAYLSFRDNAREAMTFYRSVLGGSLDLVEFSSFPQMPHDPADAHLIMHSWLTTDDGMVLAGSDTPTGMDHQAPQGISVSVSCEDVDRARSIWDGLSDGGTITMALGAPPWGGLFGMLVDRFGISWMVTADQTQ; this is encoded by the coding sequence ATGAGCATTCTCACCGCCTACCTGTCGTTCCGCGACAATGCGCGCGAGGCGATGACGTTCTACCGATCCGTCCTCGGCGGCTCGCTCGACCTCGTCGAGTTCTCGTCGTTCCCCCAGATGCCGCACGACCCGGCCGACGCGCACCTGATCATGCACTCCTGGCTCACCACCGACGACGGCATGGTGCTGGCCGGCTCCGACACGCCGACAGGCATGGACCACCAGGCGCCGCAGGGCATCTCCGTGTCGGTCAGCTGCGAAGACGTCGATCGCGCGCGGTCGATCTGGGACGGTCTCAGCGACGGCGGCACCATCACCATGGCTCTGGGCGCACCGCCGTGGGGCGGCCTGTTCGGCATGCTCGTCGACCGCTTCGGGATCTCCTGGATGGTCACCGCCGACCAGACGCAGTAG
- a CDS encoding MFS transporter — protein MTRTDPARVTLGALAAVVGFLAFVEFTSGVLQGYYTPMLTDIARHLRIHDADVNWLEGTQLMLSALVVPAFAKLGDMIGHKRMLLWSTALTGAAALVLPFTDSFAVFLVGWALMGFYVVWLPLEIALIWSRSRSMTGRSVITARAAGLLVAALEAGAIIGALVGGALIDALPLTVVLLIPALLIVVCFFVILVGVKESPELTGGRLDTVGIVLISLALIAFTGGLSLLRLPGGLTSPWSWAVVAAGLLLVVPFVLWELRHDDPVIDVRMFRSPALGPVFLTAGLFGVSVLGAQAPLSTFARTEPAVYGYGLGTTGFATSLIIGIYLIAMISGALLFPVVARLTAPRLTLMGASVLVGVGFLLFLPLHGTYLQVVVNMVIVGLGSGALVAALPAAAASAAPSTQTGVATGLTNSVKTVGGAIASCVFGIALLNGVTDAGAAAAEATAGSLSGYVTVWVVCGATALAAAVLLAFVPKQAFTDRAVEDGPAV, from the coding sequence ATGACGCGCACCGATCCCGCACGAGTGACCCTCGGCGCGCTCGCCGCCGTGGTCGGCTTCCTCGCCTTCGTCGAGTTCACCAGCGGAGTGCTGCAGGGGTACTACACGCCCATGCTCACCGACATCGCCCGGCATCTGCGCATCCACGACGCCGATGTGAACTGGCTCGAGGGAACCCAGCTGATGCTGTCGGCCCTGGTCGTGCCCGCCTTCGCGAAGCTCGGCGACATGATCGGGCACAAGCGGATGCTGCTGTGGTCCACGGCGCTCACCGGCGCCGCAGCCCTCGTGCTGCCGTTCACGGACTCGTTCGCGGTGTTCCTCGTCGGCTGGGCGCTGATGGGGTTCTACGTCGTGTGGCTGCCGCTGGAGATCGCGCTGATCTGGTCTCGGTCGCGGTCGATGACGGGCAGATCGGTGATCACCGCACGCGCGGCGGGGTTGCTCGTGGCAGCCCTCGAGGCCGGCGCCATCATCGGGGCGCTGGTCGGCGGGGCGCTCATCGACGCGCTGCCGTTGACGGTCGTGCTGCTCATCCCCGCGCTGCTGATCGTGGTGTGCTTCTTCGTGATCCTCGTCGGAGTGAAGGAGTCGCCCGAGCTGACCGGCGGACGTCTGGACACCGTCGGCATCGTGCTCATCTCACTCGCGCTCATCGCGTTCACCGGCGGGCTCAGCCTGCTGCGGCTGCCCGGCGGACTGACGAGCCCCTGGTCGTGGGCCGTGGTGGCGGCCGGGCTCCTGCTCGTGGTCCCGTTCGTGCTGTGGGAACTGCGCCACGACGACCCCGTCATCGACGTGCGCATGTTCCGCTCCCCGGCGCTCGGACCCGTGTTCCTCACCGCCGGGCTGTTCGGCGTCAGCGTGCTGGGCGCGCAGGCCCCGCTGTCGACCTTCGCACGGACGGAGCCTGCGGTGTACGGCTACGGGCTGGGGACGACGGGCTTCGCGACCTCGCTCATCATCGGCATCTACCTCATCGCGATGATCAGCGGCGCGCTGCTGTTCCCCGTCGTCGCGCGGCTGACGGCGCCCCGACTCACGCTCATGGGCGCCTCCGTGCTCGTCGGCGTCGGATTCCTGCTGTTCCTGCCGCTGCACGGGACCTACCTGCAGGTGGTCGTGAACATGGTGATCGTCGGGCTGGGCTCCGGGGCGCTCGTGGCGGCGCTGCCCGCGGCAGCGGCATCCGCCGCCCCGTCGACGCAGACCGGCGTCGCAACCGGACTCACCAACTCCGTCAAGACCGTGGGCGGTGCGATCGCGTCGTGCGTGTTCGGCATCGCGCTGCTGAACGGGGTGACGGATGCCGGCGCCGCGGCGGCCGAGGCGACCGCGGGGTCGCTGTCGGGGTACGTGACGGTGTGGGTCGTGTGCGGGGCGACCGCGCTGGCCGCGGCCGTGCTGCTGGCGTTCGTGCCGAAGCAGGCGTTCACCGACCGTGCGGTCGAGGACGGGCCGGCCGTCTGA
- a CDS encoding M20/M25/M40 family metallo-hydrolase encodes MSTVRPGIAERLSQMIRLPTVSAELAQRGLEPFAAFERLLAELYPLVHEHLAIEKHTDLGLLFHWKGRDAASDPVVLMAHYDVVPVDETDPWTHPPFDGVIADGRVHGRGALDDKGPLIVVIEAVENLLADGFVPARDVYLSFGGNEETFGDAALAIADAFRERGITPWLVVDEGGAVVDAPLPFVPGSAAMIGVGEKGILSLRLSARGEGGHASTPPELTAVRRVARAVSRLDPSMFPARTPRAIGRMLAQLGSRTPGAAGLGLRLLSRMPWITARVLSRLGGEPAALVRTTVAATMQSGGTAANVIPSQAAATINLRLALGETIDATVLRVRDRIADPLVAIEVLDGSGPSPESATDGAPFALLEKALSVSHPGVPAVPYVMMAATDSRHFHRFAPAVYRFAPLEMTAAQRAAIHGVDEYVEIASLRRGERFHRALLEQLQ; translated from the coding sequence ATGAGCACCGTTCGTCCCGGCATCGCCGAGCGCCTCTCTCAGATGATCCGGCTGCCCACCGTGTCGGCGGAGCTCGCGCAGCGCGGGCTCGAGCCCTTCGCGGCGTTCGAGCGGCTGCTCGCCGAGCTGTACCCGCTCGTGCACGAGCACCTCGCCATCGAGAAGCACACCGACCTCGGGCTGCTGTTCCACTGGAAGGGGCGGGACGCGGCATCCGACCCCGTCGTCCTCATGGCGCACTACGACGTCGTGCCCGTCGACGAGACCGACCCGTGGACGCACCCGCCCTTCGACGGCGTGATCGCCGACGGACGCGTCCACGGGCGCGGCGCGCTGGATGACAAGGGTCCGCTGATCGTCGTGATCGAGGCCGTCGAGAACCTGCTGGCCGACGGTTTCGTCCCCGCCCGCGACGTCTACCTGTCCTTCGGCGGCAACGAGGAGACGTTCGGAGACGCCGCGCTGGCCATCGCCGATGCGTTCCGGGAGCGAGGCATCACGCCGTGGCTGGTGGTGGACGAGGGCGGTGCGGTCGTCGACGCCCCGCTGCCGTTCGTGCCCGGTAGCGCCGCCATGATCGGGGTGGGGGAGAAGGGCATCCTCTCGCTGCGCCTCTCCGCCCGCGGTGAGGGCGGCCACGCCTCGACTCCGCCCGAGCTCACGGCCGTGCGTCGCGTCGCCCGTGCCGTGAGCAGACTGGACCCGTCGATGTTCCCCGCGCGCACGCCGCGGGCCATCGGACGGATGCTCGCACAGCTCGGGTCGCGGACCCCGGGCGCGGCAGGTCTCGGCCTGCGTCTGCTGAGCCGGATGCCGTGGATCACCGCACGGGTGCTCTCCCGGCTCGGCGGCGAGCCCGCGGCACTCGTGCGCACCACGGTCGCAGCCACCATGCAGTCCGGCGGCACCGCCGCGAACGTGATCCCCTCGCAGGCCGCCGCGACGATCAACCTGCGCCTGGCGTTGGGCGAGACCATCGATGCCACCGTGCTGCGCGTGCGCGACCGCATCGCCGATCCGCTCGTGGCGATCGAGGTGCTCGACGGCAGCGGTCCGTCGCCGGAATCGGCGACGGACGGGGCGCCGTTCGCCCTGCTGGAGAAGGCGCTCAGCGTCTCGCATCCGGGCGTCCCCGCCGTGCCGTACGTGATGATGGCCGCCACCGACTCGCGGCATTTCCACCGCTTCGCGCCGGCCGTCTACCGGTTCGCCCCGCTGGAGATGACCGCCGCCCAGCGAGCGGCCATCCACGGCGTCGACGAGTACGTCGAGATCGCGTCGCTGCGCAGGGGCGAGCGATTCCATCGCGCTCTGCTCGAACAGCTACAGTGA
- the sigJ gene encoding RNA polymerase sigma factor SigJ, whose amino-acid sequence MGEELERERRSLTLLAYRMLGTVADAEDAVQETYVRWYRLTSSERQAIRNPAAWLTRVVGRVCLDILGSARSRRERYVGEWLPEPIPGEWPVTVTASADPLDRVTLDESVSMALMIVLDSLTPAERVAFVLHDVFAVPFADIAEIVGRSTDAVRQLASQGRRRVRDRRAGLATRERHDAVAQAFAAAAATGELGRLITVLDPDVVLRSDGGGRVSAARRPVFGADRVGRFLLGAPRLSPDRVLTPVTTPDGIAFLGTVDGRPDALISLTVSGDRVTEVHIVRNPDKLTLW is encoded by the coding sequence TTGGGTGAGGAGCTGGAGCGGGAGCGACGGTCGCTGACGCTGCTGGCGTACCGGATGCTGGGCACTGTCGCCGATGCCGAGGATGCCGTGCAGGAGACGTACGTGCGCTGGTATCGCCTGACCTCGTCTGAGCGCCAGGCGATCCGCAATCCGGCTGCCTGGCTGACGCGGGTCGTCGGTCGAGTGTGCCTGGACATCCTCGGTTCGGCTCGGAGTCGCCGCGAGCGGTACGTCGGCGAATGGCTGCCCGAGCCCATCCCCGGGGAATGGCCCGTCACCGTCACCGCCTCCGCTGATCCGCTGGACCGTGTCACGCTCGACGAGTCGGTGAGCATGGCGCTGATGATCGTGCTGGATTCGCTCACGCCTGCCGAGCGGGTCGCGTTCGTGCTCCATGATGTGTTCGCTGTCCCGTTCGCCGACATCGCCGAGATCGTCGGCCGCAGCACGGATGCCGTGCGGCAGCTCGCCTCGCAGGGGCGCCGACGCGTGCGTGATCGCCGCGCGGGTCTGGCCACCCGCGAGCGGCACGATGCGGTGGCACAAGCGTTCGCGGCGGCCGCGGCGACCGGTGAGCTGGGTCGGCTGATCACGGTTCTCGACCCCGATGTCGTGCTTCGCTCGGATGGCGGCGGGAGGGTGTCGGCCGCTCGTCGCCCGGTGTTCGGCGCCGACCGTGTGGGGCGCTTCCTGCTCGGTGCGCCGCGTCTCTCGCCCGATCGGGTGCTGACCCCGGTGACGACTCCCGACGGCATCGCCTTCCTCGGCACCGTCGACGGACGCCCGGATGCGCTCATCTCACTGACCGTCTCCGGCGACCGCGTCACCGAGGTCCACATCGTCCGCAACCCGGACAAGCTCACGCTCTGGTGA
- a CDS encoding SDR family oxidoreductase, translating to MRIAVAGGTGTVGRPTVEAVRAAGHEAVVLSRSEGVDLVTGEGLEESLAGVDAVIDTTSISTLKADAAVSFFTTATGNLISAGAKAGVIHLVLLSIVGIDRNPHDYYAGKVAQERVVEASPVPWTILRTTQFHEFAEQMQARASIGPLRFAPNARVQPVAAAEVAARLAALAAGPAAGRVRDLAGPREESLADMVRQVARADGRRGWIPALNVPTRQMAGMRAGTALPGPDADHGVQTFREWLASR from the coding sequence ATGAGGATCGCCGTCGCAGGAGGGACTGGGACGGTCGGCCGCCCCACCGTCGAGGCGGTTCGCGCCGCCGGCCATGAGGCCGTGGTGCTGAGCCGATCCGAGGGGGTCGACCTCGTCACCGGCGAGGGTCTTGAGGAGTCGTTGGCCGGCGTCGACGCCGTGATCGACACGACGAGCATCTCGACGCTCAAGGCGGATGCCGCAGTCTCGTTCTTCACGACCGCGACCGGGAACCTCATCTCCGCCGGCGCGAAAGCGGGCGTGATTCACCTCGTGCTGCTGTCGATCGTCGGCATCGACCGGAATCCGCACGACTACTACGCGGGGAAGGTCGCCCAGGAGCGCGTGGTCGAGGCGTCGCCCGTGCCCTGGACGATCCTTCGCACGACGCAGTTCCACGAGTTCGCGGAGCAAATGCAGGCGCGGGCGAGCATCGGTCCGCTGCGGTTCGCTCCGAACGCCAGGGTCCAGCCGGTGGCCGCCGCCGAGGTGGCTGCGCGGCTGGCGGCCCTGGCCGCCGGCCCCGCCGCAGGCCGCGTGCGGGATCTCGCCGGACCGCGCGAGGAGAGCCTCGCCGACATGGTCCGCCAGGTGGCGCGCGCCGATGGGCGCCGGGGGTGGATCCCGGCGCTCAACGTGCCGACCAGGCAGATGGCGGGCATGCGCGCAGGCACCGCGCTGCCCGGCCCGGACGCGGACCACGGGGTGCAGACCTTCCGGGAATGGCTGGCGTCGCGCTGA
- the thrC gene encoding threonine synthase, producing the protein MRYVSTRGGMAPQPFSETLLEGLAPDGGLAVPAQLPSVDAETLEGWRALTYPQLAAEVLGLFATDIPREDLARMTAAAYADFPDEVVPLRSIGGGITLVGLSEGPTLAFKDMAMQFLGQALSHVLERKDQVLNIVGATSGDTGSAAEHALRGKERVSVFMLSPQGRMSPFQRAQMYSLDDANVHNIAVAGVFDDCQNLVKRLSGDLDFKHAHRLGAVNSINLGRIAAQAVYYFWAWLRVTDAVEPEFRRGFEVSFAVPSGNFGNILSGFYAKGMGVPIRRLVLAANENNVLDEFFRTGVYRPRSAADTYATSSPSMDISKASNLERFIHELVGRDPRRVADFFRAIDEQGFVDLSAEQPRFDAEFGIVSGTSTHADRLATIRAVHEASGELIDPHTADGVKVARDHLEPDVPMLVLETAKPQKFAETIREATGIELELSPELRGMLDAPQHVTEMVDDEQALREFIAAHALH; encoded by the coding sequence GTGCGGTACGTGTCCACCCGCGGCGGCATGGCACCGCAGCCCTTCAGCGAGACGCTGCTGGAGGGGCTCGCACCCGACGGCGGCCTGGCCGTGCCCGCGCAGCTGCCCTCGGTCGACGCCGAGACCCTGGAGGGTTGGCGGGCGCTGACCTACCCGCAGCTGGCCGCCGAGGTGCTGGGCCTGTTCGCCACCGACATCCCCCGTGAGGACCTGGCGCGGATGACGGCCGCGGCGTATGCGGACTTCCCCGACGAGGTCGTGCCGCTGCGCTCCATCGGCGGCGGCATCACCCTCGTCGGGCTGTCCGAGGGGCCGACGCTGGCGTTCAAGGACATGGCCATGCAGTTCCTCGGCCAGGCGCTCTCGCACGTGCTGGAGCGCAAGGATCAGGTGCTCAACATCGTGGGAGCCACCTCGGGAGACACCGGATCCGCGGCCGAGCACGCGCTGCGCGGCAAGGAGCGCGTGTCGGTGTTCATGCTCTCCCCGCAGGGGCGGATGAGCCCGTTCCAGCGTGCGCAGATGTACTCGCTCGATGACGCGAACGTGCACAACATCGCCGTGGCGGGCGTGTTCGACGACTGTCAGAACCTCGTCAAGCGGCTCTCCGGCGATCTCGACTTCAAGCACGCCCACCGGCTCGGGGCGGTCAACTCCATCAACCTCGGGCGGATCGCCGCGCAGGCCGTCTACTACTTCTGGGCCTGGCTTCGGGTGACGGATGCCGTGGAGCCGGAGTTCCGCCGAGGCTTCGAGGTCTCCTTCGCGGTGCCCTCCGGCAACTTCGGCAACATCCTCTCCGGCTTCTACGCCAAGGGCATGGGCGTGCCGATCCGTCGCCTCGTGCTCGCGGCCAACGAGAACAACGTGCTGGACGAGTTCTTCCGCACCGGCGTCTACCGGCCGCGCTCGGCCGCCGACACCTACGCCACCTCGAGCCCGTCGATGGACATCTCCAAGGCCTCCAACCTGGAGCGCTTCATCCACGAACTCGTCGGGCGCGACCCGCGGCGCGTCGCCGACTTCTTCCGGGCGATCGACGAGCAGGGGTTCGTCGACCTCTCGGCCGAGCAGCCGCGGTTCGACGCGGAGTTCGGCATCGTCAGCGGCACGTCGACTCACGCTGACCGGCTGGCGACGATCCGCGCGGTGCATGAGGCGTCCGGTGAGCTCATCGATCCGCACACCGCCGACGGCGTGAAGGTCGCCCGCGACCACCTCGAGCCGGACGTGCCCATGCTCGTGCTGGAGACGGCGAAGCCGCAGAAGTTCGCCGAGACCATCCGTGAGGCGACCGGCATCGAACTTGAGCTGTCACCGGAGCTGCGCGGCATGCTGGACGCCCCGCAGCACGTCACCGAGATGGTCGACGACGAGCAGGCGCTGCGGGAGTTCATCGCCGCGCACGCGCTGCACTGA
- a CDS encoding carboxymuconolactone decarboxylase family protein — MTRIDLSRTNRTGYAAVLGMEAYASKSVEKRLYELIKLRASILNGCGFCVDMHATDGAKAGIPQRTLHAVGAWQHARNLFEPKELAALALTDAITKLGPDTVTDEIWDAAAEHFSDSELGGIVMAICTINVWNRIAISTRMQPPVDDEHPIV, encoded by the coding sequence ATGACCCGGATCGACTTGTCGCGCACCAACAGGACCGGCTACGCCGCAGTGCTCGGAATGGAGGCGTACGCGAGCAAGTCCGTGGAGAAGCGGCTGTACGAGCTCATCAAGCTGAGGGCGTCGATCCTCAATGGCTGCGGGTTCTGCGTCGACATGCACGCCACGGACGGCGCGAAGGCCGGCATCCCGCAGCGCACGCTGCACGCCGTCGGGGCGTGGCAGCACGCGCGGAACCTGTTCGAGCCGAAGGAACTCGCGGCACTCGCCCTCACCGACGCGATCACGAAGCTCGGCCCGGACACCGTCACCGATGAGATCTGGGATGCCGCGGCCGAGCACTTCTCCGACAGTGAACTGGGCGGGATCGTCATGGCGATCTGCACCATCAACGTGTGGAACCGCATCGCCATCTCGACCCGCATGCAGCCGCCGGTGGACGACGAGCACCCGATCGTGTGA
- a CDS encoding sigma-70 family RNA polymerase sigma factor codes for MIPITPAARAWAAERGRLIGIAYRMLGDFGHAEDVVSEVAIDALKAERSNAAPVRSWPAWLTTTCVRRAIDRMRALAAVREEYTGCWFPEPVATSRLPEDAVADREMLSLALLHLAERLTPEARAAVVLHRAHGMSAVEIGAIIDKSPAAVRQLISRGERRLRMS; via the coding sequence ATGATCCCCATCACGCCCGCGGCGCGCGCCTGGGCGGCGGAGCGCGGCCGGCTGATCGGCATCGCATATCGGATGCTGGGGGATTTCGGCCACGCCGAGGACGTCGTCTCGGAGGTCGCGATCGACGCGCTGAAGGCGGAGCGGTCGAATGCCGCGCCGGTGCGCTCGTGGCCCGCGTGGCTGACGACGACCTGCGTGCGCAGGGCGATCGACCGTATGCGCGCGCTGGCCGCCGTCCGTGAGGAGTACACCGGGTGCTGGTTCCCCGAGCCCGTCGCCACCTCGCGGCTGCCGGAGGACGCCGTCGCCGACCGCGAGATGCTCTCCCTCGCCCTGCTCCATCTCGCCGAGCGGCTCACGCCCGAAGCCCGTGCGGCTGTCGTGCTGCACCGTGCGCACGGCATGTCGGCCGTGGAGATCGGTGCGATCATCGACAAGTCGCCGGCGGCCGTGCGGCAGCTGATCTCCCGCGGCGAGCGCCGACTGCGGATGTCCTGA
- a CDS encoding dihydrofolate reductase family protein has product MSETSATAPIDRIWPDAAADLDDAALLALTAFPPDRTWLRVNFIASIDGASDREGRSGTLGDAADRRLFDLLRRPADVVLVGAGTLQTEGYGGLRVDDASVAWRTDAGLPPHPVLATISRRLTLDPASALFQDAPVRPIVYTTASAPAGRRETLSQVADVVTVGETDADLRRVRADLAARGLHRIHSEGGPQVFGALLASGAVDALHLTIAPSLQAGGARRIATGPAAPRDARLASVLRAGDELLLHYLL; this is encoded by the coding sequence ATGTCTGAGACGTCCGCCACCGCGCCGATCGACCGCATCTGGCCGGATGCCGCGGCCGACCTGGACGACGCCGCACTGCTCGCGCTCACGGCGTTCCCGCCGGATCGGACCTGGCTGCGGGTGAACTTCATCGCCAGCATCGACGGCGCCTCCGACCGCGAGGGGCGCTCGGGGACGCTCGGGGACGCCGCCGACCGGAGGCTGTTCGACCTGCTGCGCAGGCCCGCCGACGTCGTGCTGGTGGGGGCCGGGACGCTGCAGACGGAGGGCTACGGCGGGCTGCGGGTCGACGACGCGTCGGTCGCCTGGCGGACGGATGCCGGGCTGCCGCCGCATCCCGTGCTCGCCACGATCAGCCGTCGTCTGACGTTGGACCCCGCATCGGCGCTGTTCCAGGACGCCCCGGTGCGTCCGATCGTCTACACCACGGCATCCGCTCCCGCCGGGCGGCGGGAGACGCTGTCGCAGGTGGCGGATGTCGTCACCGTGGGGGAGACGGATGCCGACCTGCGGCGCGTCCGTGCCGACCTCGCCGCGCGCGGGCTGCACCGGATCCACTCCGAGGGAGGCCCGCAGGTGTTCGGAGCGCTGCTCGCCTCCGGAGCCGTCGACGCCCTGCATCTCACGATCGCGCCGAGCCTGCAGGCCGGCGGCGCGCGTCGCATCGCGACGGGGCCCGCCGCGCCGCGCGATGCCCGACTGGCATCCGTTCTTCGGGCGGGGGACGAGCTGCTGCTGCACTACCTGCTCTGA
- the folP gene encoding dihydropteroate synthase, with the protein MTAGAHTPAGGADAGEPGGRLTRRIGVRDFDFSRQVAVMAVINRTPDSFYDRGATFALDRAVERALRAGDQGADWVDIGGVPFGRGPAVTTAEEIDRVVPVVAAIADARPELVISVDTNRADVAAAAIDAGAAVINDTSGLGDARMADVIARSRAHVVITHSVGPPRAEKPAAHYDDVVGEVRSFLVERAARAQTAGVPWERIIIDPGHDLDKNTLHTLEITRRLDEIASIGAPLLVAVSNKDFIGESLDRPQGERLSGSLAAMVSCILSGARIVRMHDIPQTVDAVRMTEAILGWRQPVRLEHNTHPTHNV; encoded by the coding sequence ATGACGGCAGGCGCGCACACGCCCGCCGGGGGAGCGGATGCCGGTGAGCCCGGTGGCCGGCTGACGCGCCGGATCGGCGTCCGCGACTTCGACTTCTCCCGGCAGGTCGCGGTCATGGCGGTGATCAACCGCACGCCCGACTCGTTCTACGACCGGGGTGCGACCTTCGCCCTCGACCGTGCCGTGGAGCGCGCGCTGCGCGCAGGGGACCAGGGCGCCGACTGGGTGGACATCGGCGGCGTCCCGTTCGGCCGGGGGCCGGCGGTGACCACCGCCGAGGAGATCGACCGGGTCGTGCCCGTGGTGGCCGCCATCGCCGACGCCCGCCCGGAGCTGGTGATCTCCGTCGACACCAACCGCGCCGACGTGGCGGCCGCCGCCATCGACGCGGGTGCCGCCGTCATCAACGACACCAGCGGGCTGGGCGACGCGCGCATGGCGGACGTCATCGCGCGCAGCCGGGCGCACGTCGTGATCACGCACAGCGTGGGCCCGCCACGGGCCGAGAAGCCCGCCGCGCACTACGACGACGTCGTCGGTGAGGTGCGCTCGTTCCTCGTCGAGCGCGCGGCCCGTGCCCAGACCGCGGGAGTGCCGTGGGAGCGGATCATCATCGACCCCGGTCATGACCTCGACAAGAACACCCTGCACACGCTGGAGATCACCCGACGGCTCGACGAGATCGCCTCCATCGGCGCGCCGCTGCTGGTGGCCGTGTCGAACAAGGACTTCATCGGGGAATCCCTCGACCGTCCCCAGGGGGAGAGGCTGTCCGGCTCGCTCGCGGCGATGGTGTCCTGCATCCTCAGCGGGGCGAGGATCGTGCGCATGCACGACATCCCGCAGACCGTCGACGCTGTGCGCATGACAGAGGCCATCCTCGGCTGGCGGCAGCCGGTCCGGCTCGAGCACAACACGCACCCCACGCACAATGTCTGA